CATCAGCGGAATTTACGCCAGGTGCAGCGCCTCAATCCTGTCCTGCATGAAGCCCGGACGGAGGAAGAATGGAAACTTTATTTTCAGGCATACCAGGAAACGTTTGTTCACTGGACATTGCCGGAAAGTGAATATGACTGGCGTTTTTTCGAATTGCTTCATAAGCAAGATTCGCCAAATATTAAACTGTGGCTCTTGAAAGCTGACCACGGGATTCTGACCGGTTGCATTTGCTTTTATCATAATAATACTTTGGAAGCCTGGCACCAGGCCACTTTCGATAAATTCCGCGATCTCCGGCCGAATGCCTGTTTGTATGCTGCCATCATTCACAAATCCAGGGAGTCAGGTTACTGCTGGTTTGACCTTGGCCCTTCAGGTTTTAAGGAAAATGTGGCCCATTTTAAACGGGGGTTTTCTCCCCGGATTTTACCATCCAACCTCTATATTCGCACGCCTAAATGGCTTGAGACCTACCAACATGTCAGAAAATCATTGGATCTATAAAACAATTCAGTCGGCTCTGAAGCGGATACGGCCGGCAAGCGGTGATGGGACAATTCACGAGGATTTGAAGCGGCAATATGAGGCGCTGTCCATAGAGCCGGGCGTGATCATCAAATCCAGGGAACGCCTGAGGCTGGGCCGGCACAATCTCATCCAGCGCGGAACGGTCTTGCATTGTGGAGGGATGGAATGGTGCAACTATAAAGGACACATTCATCTTGGCGATTTTGTAGAGATAAGCCCCTATTGTATATTTTATGGTTCAGGTGGCATTGAGGCTGATGATTATTGCCGTTTTGGTCCGGGCGTCAAACTCATGTCGCAGGCCGAGGTACTTTCTCAGGATCCTGAAACGCCCACGCCTGAATTCCAGCTTGAGTTGATAAAGCTGGGAAAAGCTTGCCTGGTAGGTGCAGGCGCAGTAATTCTGGGCGGCACCACCCTGGGCGATTATTGTGTTGTGGGCCCCAATGCAGTGGTGAAAGGCCACTATAGCGAGAGATGCACATTGATCGGTAATCCCGCTCGCGCAGTACCCCGGCAGGCATTTTAGAATATTTTCTAAAAATTATCGGGCTGGTCATTTTTATTAATTATTTAACATGAAAGAAAAGATCAAACAATTTATAATTGAATATTTACGGCAGTTAAAAGGTGAATTAAATCTACAGGAAGAATTAGCCCTGTATGGCAGGGAAGGTGGAATCAATTCCTTTGAACTGGTTTCGCTCATTGTTGAACTCGAGGAATTTATTTTGAATGAGAACGGAGCCAATATTACAATTGCCGATGACCGCGCATTCAGCATGAACCGTTCACCCTTTCGTACCGTTGCCACCCTTACTGACTACACGATTGCACTAATGAATGAAAACCCGGACTCGCATTAAAACCATCCTCATTACCGGCACCAGCAAAGGCATTGGCCATAAACTGGCGGAATATTATCTGGCGCGGGGCCAGCGTGTCATTGGTTGCAGCCGCAGCGAAACTATTTTGGAACATCCTGAATATTCGCATTTTCAGGCTGATGTATCGCAGGAGAAAGACGTAAAAGATATTTTCGCCAGCTTAAAGCGCGAAGGCACCCGATTGGATGTGCTCATTAATAATGCAGGCATTGCTTCTATGAACCATATTGCGACCACGCCCGTGGAGACATTTCGCAAAATCATAGAAACCAATCTTACCGGCACCTTTCTATTTTCGCGCGAAGCGGCAAGAATGATGATGAAAAACAAGAACGGCCGCATCATTAATTTTACTTCCGTTGCAAGTCCGCTGTACCTTCCCGGTGAAGCGGCCTATGCAGCCAGCAAAGCCGCAATTGAAAATTTTACCGTGGTTTCAGCCAAAGAATTTGCTCCGTTCGGGATCACCGTAAATGCAGTAGGTTTCACGCCATTCAAAACCGATCTCATCAAATCAGTACCGGAAGAAAAAATGAACGACCTGCTGGAGCAGCAAGCCATAAAGCGCTACGCCCGGATTGAGGATATTACCAACATCACAGATTTCTTTATTTCTGAAAACAGTGATTTTATAACCGCACAAGTGCTTTTTCTTGGTGGAATTGTTAAATGATTTTATTCCGTAAATTCAGGAATTTATTTAAAGATTTAAAATATTATTTGTTATAAAATTAAATTTTACAATTAGAAATGACTGCACATTGACATTCAAGATCAATGGAATGCATCACAGCTTCATTCAGGCTTTTAATTTTAGTAGCAGCATAATACCCGTAAAGGTACGAGTTACGCTAATCGCTAATCTCGCACCAGCGGGGTCATTAAACACGCCACATTCGGTCTTGTCGGTAATAATCCAACCTTTCACAGTAGCGGCTGTCCATGCCTCATCCAGCATGGATACCTGTCTTGTCCTGAAATAGGTTTACACTAAACGTAAACCCAAACATGGAAAGAT
The sequence above is drawn from the Bacteroidia bacterium genome and encodes:
- a CDS encoding GNAT family N-acetyltransferase; this translates as MKIHTRPASIDEWQDVAFRCAWATWFHTPEWYRLWNEYSGSPFAADAFELPDGRKAIFPYHFSNQLRGLTKFRFTPAGTYGGLISADEFSEAEITALRQAYERKYDHLRIREFPLSPFARNRTDIKTELTYLIPIHEPVENIIKGWRRNHQRNLRQVQRLNPVLHEARTEEEWKLYFQAYQETFVHWTLPESEYDWRFFELLHKQDSPNIKLWLLKADHGILTGCICFYHNNTLEAWHQATFDKFRDLRPNACLYAAIIHKSRESGYCWFDLGPSGFKENVAHFKRGFSPRILPSNLYIRTPKWLETYQHVRKSLDL
- a CDS encoding SDR family oxidoreductase, encoding MKTRTRIKTILITGTSKGIGHKLAEYYLARGQRVIGCSRSETILEHPEYSHFQADVSQEKDVKDIFASLKREGTRLDVLINNAGIASMNHIATTPVETFRKIIETNLTGTFLFSREAARMMMKNKNGRIINFTSVASPLYLPGEAAYAASKAAIENFTVVSAKEFAPFGITVNAVGFTPFKTDLIKSVPEEKMNDLLEQQAIKRYARIEDITNITDFFISENSDFITAQVLFLGGIVK
- a CDS encoding acyl carrier protein, which codes for MKEKIKQFIIEYLRQLKGELNLQEELALYGREGGINSFELVSLIVELEEFILNENGANITIADDRAFSMNRSPFRTVATLTDYTIALMNENPDSH
- a CDS encoding acyltransferase, with the translated sequence MSENHWIYKTIQSALKRIRPASGDGTIHEDLKRQYEALSIEPGVIIKSRERLRLGRHNLIQRGTVLHCGGMEWCNYKGHIHLGDFVEISPYCIFYGSGGIEADDYCRFGPGVKLMSQAEVLSQDPETPTPEFQLELIKLGKACLVGAGAVILGGTTLGDYCVVGPNAVVKGHYSERCTLIGNPARAVPRQAF